The following proteins are co-located in the Streptomyces sp. DT2A-34 genome:
- a CDS encoding CoA transferase has translation MTNAAPVTDLEYAWSALGGDPALPARVSLLPRRGVLEARLPVRELARACVGACALAAAELGARRAGLAEVPGVELDDGAIATAFVSERHLLVDGRAPVAFAPLSRFWRTADGWVRTHANYPHHRARLLTALGVTEEDPDAVGAALAERSSREVEEAVYAAGGLAVALRTPEEWAAHEQAAAVARRPLVEGEQLNTARARALPPLDDSPLLPATGVRVLDLTRVIAGPVATRTLALLGADVLRVDAPHLPELADQHTDTGFGKRSATLDLMADRRAFEELLAAADVVVTGYRPGALHRFGLSARELAERRPGLIVAQLSAWGSYGPWSGRRGFDSLVQAATGIAAVEGSAERPGALPAQALDHGTGYLLAAAVLRALTERAEQGDGRCVRLSLARTAAWLTNRIQPGPEGNVTYGGPDAWLTERDSALGRLRYALSPVLFTDGPVDWARPPGGWGTDPARWV, from the coding sequence ATGACGAACGCAGCTCCTGTGACAGACCTGGAGTACGCATGGTCCGCCCTGGGCGGCGATCCCGCCCTCCCGGCACGTGTGTCGCTCCTCCCCCGGCGTGGCGTTCTCGAAGCTCGCCTCCCCGTACGCGAGTTGGCGCGCGCCTGTGTGGGCGCGTGCGCGCTGGCCGCCGCCGAGCTGGGGGCGCGGCGGGCCGGACTCGCCGAAGTGCCCGGGGTGGAGCTGGACGACGGGGCGATCGCCACGGCGTTCGTGAGTGAACGGCATCTCCTGGTCGACGGGCGCGCGCCGGTCGCCTTCGCGCCGCTGTCACGGTTCTGGCGAACGGCGGACGGTTGGGTGCGCACGCATGCCAACTATCCGCATCACCGGGCCCGGCTGCTGACCGCGCTGGGGGTGACGGAGGAGGATCCGGACGCCGTGGGGGCGGCGCTCGCCGAGCGGTCCTCGCGCGAGGTGGAGGAGGCCGTGTACGCGGCCGGCGGGCTGGCCGTGGCGCTGCGTACGCCCGAGGAGTGGGCGGCGCACGAGCAGGCGGCCGCGGTGGCCCGGCGGCCGCTGGTCGAGGGCGAGCAGCTGAACACGGCACGCGCGCGTGCGCTCCCGCCGCTCGACGATTCGCCCCTGCTGCCCGCCACCGGGGTACGCGTACTGGATCTGACGCGGGTCATCGCGGGCCCCGTCGCCACGCGCACGCTCGCGCTGCTCGGCGCGGACGTCCTGCGCGTGGACGCGCCGCACCTTCCCGAGCTGGCCGACCAGCACACCGACACGGGCTTCGGGAAGCGCTCGGCGACGCTGGACCTGATGGCCGACCGGCGCGCCTTCGAAGAACTGCTCGCGGCCGCGGACGTCGTCGTCACCGGGTACCGGCCGGGCGCCCTGCACCGGTTCGGACTGTCGGCTCGGGAACTGGCCGAGCGGCGGCCCGGGCTGATCGTCGCGCAGTTGTCGGCGTGGGGCTCGTACGGGCCGTGGAGCGGGCGGCGCGGCTTCGACAGCCTCGTGCAGGCCGCCACCGGAATCGCCGCGGTCGAGGGATCGGCCGAGCGGCCCGGCGCACTGCCCGCCCAGGCCCTCGACCACGGGACGGGGTATCTGCTGGCGGCGGCCGTACTGCGGGCGTTGACCGAGCGGGCGGAGCAGGGGGACGGCCGGTGCGTACGGCTGTCACTGGCGCGCACGGCGGCATGGCTGACGAACCGAATCCAGCCGGGCCCGGAGGGGAACGTGACGTACGGCGGGCCCGATGCCTGGCTCACCGAGCGGGACAGCGCGCTCGGGCGGCTGCGGTACGCCCTGTCGCCGGTGTTGTTCACGGACGGTCCGGTCGACTGGGCGCGGCCGCCGGGGGGTTGGGGCACGGATCCGGCTCGGTGGGTCTGA
- a CDS encoding CopD family protein — translation MTLTRPSPGVSDGSEPRSRPGVSRAVAVLALVTLAALIPLLGPSVALDGTGEAAAPGVGGIGLLRTVLFAALCVPLGELFVNRLARHVPGAPLHTPRSWAPYAAGAGFVAALGLASVVSTGNLVPHSPADLDVGGLYASRDGKLALLEVNAFAAAGLCALSRRPATQVWPLAAVVAAEALRAHPTTEHGPLLGSGLTLVHLACASLWVGGLLHALRTLRGWGGTEAGAALLGLYARVAAVLLAAITATGVWSSLRRMPSDTILAQLTETAYGRALLAKVILVAAVAALALWARIRLGRAADPLTACSPARAEVVALGVVVALSGLLTALPVPIRW, via the coding sequence GTGACGTTGACAAGACCCTCCCCCGGCGTGTCCGACGGGAGCGAGCCCAGATCGCGCCCCGGCGTCAGCCGAGCCGTCGCCGTCCTCGCCCTGGTGACGCTGGCGGCGCTGATCCCGCTGCTCGGGCCGTCGGTCGCGCTGGACGGCACCGGGGAGGCCGCCGCGCCCGGCGTCGGTGGGATCGGGCTGCTGCGTACGGTGCTGTTCGCGGCGCTGTGCGTCCCGCTGGGCGAGTTGTTCGTGAACCGGCTGGCCCGTCATGTGCCCGGCGCTCCCCTACACACACCCCGCAGTTGGGCGCCGTACGCGGCCGGCGCCGGTTTCGTCGCCGCCCTCGGCCTCGCCTCGGTGGTGTCCACGGGCAACCTCGTGCCGCACAGCCCTGCCGACCTCGACGTCGGCGGCCTCTACGCGTCACGCGACGGCAAGCTCGCGCTGCTGGAGGTCAACGCCTTCGCCGCGGCCGGACTGTGCGCCCTCTCACGCCGGCCCGCCACCCAGGTCTGGCCGCTGGCCGCGGTCGTCGCCGCCGAGGCGCTGCGCGCCCACCCCACGACCGAGCACGGCCCGCTGCTCGGCTCCGGGCTGACGCTGGTTCACCTGGCCTGCGCGTCGCTCTGGGTCGGCGGGCTGCTGCACGCGCTGCGGACCCTGCGCGGGTGGGGCGGCACGGAGGCGGGCGCGGCCCTGCTGGGGCTCTACGCGCGCGTGGCCGCCGTACTGCTCGCCGCCATCACGGCGACGGGGGTGTGGAGCTCGCTGCGCCGGATGCCGTCGGACACGATCCTGGCGCAGCTGACCGAGACGGCGTACGGACGTGCCCTGCTGGCCAAGGTGATCCTGGTGGCGGCCGTGGCCGCGCTCGCCCTGTGGGCCCGGATCAGGCTGGGCCGGGCGGCCGACCCGCTGACAGCCTGCTCTCCCGCGCGGGCCGAGGTCGTCGCCCTGGGCGTGGTGGTGGCGCTGTCGGGCCTGCTGACGGCGCTGCCCGTGCCGATCCGCTGGTGA
- a CDS encoding MFS transporter — MSDGRSGSGTSADPASVRPGGTAVLRRLVTANALSSVGDGARFAALPLLAASVTGGDAFLVAVVAAAGRAAWLSASVIGTLVDRMPKHRAMIGADLARCALLAVLFLLVVGGAAPVAVLVLIALLSGVAEVFFDSAAQAIVPALAEDRELERTNARVIAAQITGTGFVGPPLGAALWAWWQPLPFLLDALTFAASALLLTGLAKRASGARQGGGGGRRQRVRGVLRDTWTGLALLGRHRVFRRLMVVVAVLGVAQQAVYAVLVVYVVSRLGLPSSAYSLMLVAAAVGSLAGARTAAATAKRLGTRGSLVLSVAVSAVSYLAVAALPWWPLVAVMLAVNSAAVVLWNVCTVSLRQRLAPPDMLGRVTSGYRLAAWGAMPVGAALGGTLAERTGLDAPWAMAGVLLLACLPLLWGLTTTRERVGDE, encoded by the coding sequence GTGGGGGACGGTGCGCGGTTCGCCGCGCTGCCCCTGCTGGCGGCCTCGGTGACCGGCGGTGACGCGTTCTTGGTCGCCGTGGTCGCGGCGGCGGGCCGGGCGGCATGGCTGTCGGCTTCGGTCATCGGCACCCTGGTGGACCGGATGCCGAAGCACCGGGCGATGATCGGTGCCGACCTGGCGCGCTGCGCGCTGCTGGCGGTCCTGTTCCTCCTGGTGGTGGGCGGAGCCGCGCCCGTGGCGGTGCTCGTGCTCATCGCCCTCCTGTCCGGTGTCGCCGAGGTGTTCTTCGACAGCGCGGCTCAGGCGATCGTGCCCGCCCTGGCCGAGGACCGGGAACTCGAACGGACCAACGCCCGGGTGATCGCCGCCCAGATCACGGGGACGGGATTCGTCGGCCCGCCGCTGGGCGCGGCGCTGTGGGCCTGGTGGCAGCCACTGCCGTTCCTGCTGGACGCACTGACCTTCGCCGCCTCGGCGCTGCTTCTGACGGGCCTGGCGAAGCGGGCCTCGGGTGCCCGGCAGGGCGGGGGCGGCGGGCGGCGGCAGCGTGTGCGAGGCGTGCTCCGCGACACCTGGACCGGGTTGGCCCTGCTGGGGCGGCACCGGGTGTTCCGCCGCCTCATGGTGGTGGTCGCGGTCCTCGGCGTCGCCCAGCAGGCCGTCTACGCCGTCCTCGTGGTGTACGTCGTGAGCCGACTCGGTCTGCCGTCCTCCGCGTACAGTCTGATGCTCGTGGCGGCCGCGGTGGGCAGTCTGGCGGGCGCGCGGACGGCGGCCGCGACGGCGAAGCGACTGGGCACCCGGGGCAGCCTCGTGCTGTCGGTCGCCGTGTCCGCGGTCAGCTATCTCGCTGTGGCCGCACTTCCGTGGTGGCCGCTGGTCGCCGTCATGCTGGCCGTGAACAGCGCCGCCGTCGTGCTGTGGAACGTGTGCACGGTGTCGCTGCGGCAGCGGCTCGCCCCGCCGGACATGCTGGGCCGGGTCACCAGCGGGTACCGGCTCGCCGCCTGGGGAGCCATGCCCGTGGGCGCCGCGTTGGGTGGCACGCTGGCGGAACGGACCGGGCTCGACGCCCCCTGGGCGATGGCGGGCGTTCTTCTCCTTGCCTGCCTTCCTCTGCTGTGGGGCCTGACGACGACGCGGGAGAGGGTCGGAGATGAGTGA
- a CDS encoding zinc-dependent alcohol dehydrogenase family protein: MRATTIHAPFDLRVEDVADPVVQHPTDAVVRVLRACVCGSDLWAYRGESARQPGQRIGHEFLGVVEEAGSEVSGVERGDLVVAPFMWSDGVCDYCREGLHTSCEHGGFWGTVGSDGGRGEAVRVPYADGTLVQLPKDAASDDHLLSALLTLSDVMGTGHHAALGAGVRPGATVAVVGDGAVGLCAVLAAKRLGAERIIALGRHQVRTDIARRFGATEVVAERGDAAVEAVRELTRGQGAHAVVEAVGTEQSMRTAVNITRDGGAIGFVGVPHGSGTGLDLGVMFDRNIALRGGVAPVRAYIPQLLPDVLDGTIDPSPVFDLTVGLEDVPAGYKAMDERTALKVQVTL; this comes from the coding sequence ATGCGTGCCACCACCATCCACGCCCCCTTCGACCTGCGCGTGGAGGACGTGGCCGACCCCGTGGTGCAGCACCCCACCGACGCCGTGGTCCGGGTGCTGCGCGCCTGCGTCTGCGGCAGCGACCTGTGGGCGTACCGGGGGGAGTCGGCACGGCAGCCCGGTCAGCGGATCGGCCACGAGTTCCTCGGTGTCGTGGAGGAGGCCGGCTCCGAGGTGAGCGGCGTCGAGCGGGGCGATCTCGTCGTCGCGCCCTTCATGTGGTCCGACGGCGTCTGCGACTACTGCCGCGAGGGCCTCCACACCTCCTGCGAGCACGGCGGCTTCTGGGGCACCGTCGGCTCCGACGGCGGCCGGGGCGAGGCCGTGCGCGTCCCCTACGCCGACGGCACGCTCGTCCAGCTCCCCAAGGACGCGGCCTCGGACGACCACCTGCTGTCCGCTCTGCTGACCCTCTCCGACGTCATGGGCACCGGCCACCACGCGGCCCTCGGCGCCGGGGTCCGCCCGGGCGCCACGGTCGCCGTCGTGGGTGACGGCGCCGTGGGACTGTGCGCGGTGCTCGCGGCCAAGCGGCTCGGCGCGGAGCGGATCATCGCGCTGGGCCGGCACCAGGTCCGCACGGACATCGCCCGCCGCTTCGGCGCCACCGAGGTCGTCGCCGAGCGCGGGGACGCGGCCGTGGAGGCCGTACGCGAACTCACCCGCGGTCAGGGCGCACACGCCGTCGTGGAGGCCGTCGGTACCGAACAGTCCATGCGTACGGCGGTCAACATCACCCGGGACGGCGGCGCCATCGGCTTCGTCGGTGTGCCGCACGGCAGCGGTACCGGGCTCGACCTCGGCGTCATGTTCGACCGCAACATCGCGCTCCGCGGCGGCGTCGCGCCGGTCCGCGCCTACATCCCCCAGCTGCTGCCCGACGTCCTGGACGGCACGATCGACCCGTCGCCGGTCTTCGACCTGACGGTCGGGCTGGAGGACGTCCCCGCCGGCTACAAGGCGATGGACGAGCGCACGGCGCTCAAGGTTCAGGTCACCCTCTGA
- a CDS encoding GNAT family N-acetyltransferase, which produces MSETFTVVTAATGRRYVVREAGPGDEPGIQALFEASTEYFEAATGLPPGPADVQSLYYSLPPGADPQDKRILVVAEEAPGGAGPSDACSVGLFLLRPSLWGTSLGPALAARLLEHAADCGVRRVTATVPAGWERGRRFLSGLSFTVTGSAGQRARTANRRTGPREPAVDQAELILTGA; this is translated from the coding sequence ATGAGTGAGACGTTCACGGTGGTCACGGCGGCGACCGGGCGGCGTTATGTGGTCCGGGAGGCCGGCCCCGGTGACGAGCCGGGCATCCAGGCGCTCTTCGAGGCCAGTACGGAGTACTTCGAGGCCGCCACGGGGCTCCCGCCGGGTCCCGCTGACGTACAGAGTCTCTACTACAGCCTGCCGCCCGGCGCCGACCCGCAGGACAAGCGGATCCTGGTGGTGGCCGAGGAGGCCCCGGGAGGCGCCGGCCCCTCCGACGCCTGCTCCGTCGGCCTGTTCCTGCTGCGGCCGTCGCTGTGGGGGACCTCTCTCGGCCCGGCCCTGGCCGCTCGGCTCCTGGAACATGCCGCCGATTGCGGCGTCCGTCGGGTGACGGCCACGGTCCCGGCGGGGTGGGAGCGGGGGCGCCGCTTCCTGTCCGGGCTCTCCTTCACCGTCACCGGTTCGGCGGGGCAGCGGGCACGGACCGCCAACCGTCGGACCGGGCCGAGGGAACCGGCCGTCGACCAGGCCGAGTTGATCCTGACCGGCGCATAG